The Manihot esculenta cultivar AM560-2 chromosome 1, M.esculenta_v8, whole genome shotgun sequence genome has a window encoding:
- the LOC110610363 gene encoding probable serine/threonine-protein kinase PBL28 isoform X1, with the protein MPFGLVSAWNKRRRSKSQDHTDPCMFIAASCSFNLLVVSWFEYVSTFFSGVYKPVELWQLEDQTPHTTKRHHGSSVFTLKEMEEATCSFSDEQMLGKGGFGRVYRGTLRSGEVVAIKKMELPPFKEAEGEREFRVEVDILSRLNHPNLVSLIGYCADGKHRFLVYEYLQNGNLQDHLNGIGDAKMDWPLRLKVALGAARGLAYLHSSSAVGIPIVHRDFKSTNVLLNANFDAKISDFGLAKLMPEGQETYVTAMVLGTFGYFDPEYTSTGKLTLQSDVYAFGVVLLELLTGRRAVDLSQGPTDQNLVLQVRHILNDRKKLRKVIDPELSRSLYTMESIATFANLASRCVRVESSERPSMIECVKELQMIIYTNSKALGTALQTFKMVK; encoded by the exons ATGCCTTTTGGGTTGGTCTCTGCGTGGAACAAGCGCAGGAGAAGCAAGTCCCAAGATCACACAGATCCCTGTATGTTCATTGCTGCTTCATGTTCTTTTAACCTATTAGTAGTTTCATGGTTTGAATATGTATCTACCTTCTTTTCAGGGGTTTACAAACCTGTGGAGCTTTGGCAACTGGAGGATCAAACTCCCCACACCACAAAAAGACACCATGGATCTTCAGTTTTCACACTCAAGGAAATGGAGGAGGCAACTTGCTCTTTTAGTGATGAACAAATGCTTGGGAAAGGAGGATTTGGTAGAGTTTACCGGGGCACTCTGCGCTCAGGAGAG GTTGTAGCAATCAAGAAAATGGAGTTGCCACCATTTAAAGAAGCTGAAGGAGAACGAGAGTTTCGTGTGGAAGTTGATATATTGAGCAGGCTCAACCACCCAAATCTGGTATCCTTGATAGGATATTGTGCTGATGGAAAGCACAGGTTTCTAGTGTATGAATATCTGCAAAATGGGAATCTGCAAGATCACTTAAATG GAATTGGGGATGCGAAAATGGATTGGCCCTTGAGGCTGAAAGTGGCACTTGGAGCAGCAAGGGGACTGGCTTATCTCCATTCCAGTTCTGCAGTTGGGATACCAATAGTTCACAGAGATTTTAAATCCACGAATGTTCTCCTAAATGCCAATTTTGATGCCAAG ATTTCTGATTTTGGGCTTGCTAAGTTGATGCCAGAGGGCCAGGAGACATATGTAACAGCTATGGTTCTGGGCACATTTGGTTATTTTGACCCAGAGTATACATCG ACAGGGAAACTCACTTTACAAAGTGATGTTTATGCATTTGGAGTGGTTCTTCTTGAGCTTTTGACAGGACGCAGAGCTGTAGACTTAAGCCAGGGGCCAACTGATCAAAACCTTGTACTACAG GTTAGGCATATATTGAATGATCGGAAGAAGTTACGCAAGGTGATAGATCCAGAGCTAAGTCGGAGTTTGTACACAATGGAATCTATAGCCACGTTCGCAAACCTGGCATCACGATGTGTTCGTGTTGAGAGCAGTGAGAGGCCCTCCATGATTGAATGTGTAAAGGAACTTCAAATGATAATATATACAAATTCAAAAGCCTTGGGCACAGCATTGCAGACATTCAAAATGGTCAAATAG
- the LOC110610363 gene encoding probable serine/threonine-protein kinase PBL28 isoform X2, which produces MPFGLVSAWNKRRRSKSQDHTDPWVYKPVELWQLEDQTPHTTKRHHGSSVFTLKEMEEATCSFSDEQMLGKGGFGRVYRGTLRSGEVVAIKKMELPPFKEAEGEREFRVEVDILSRLNHPNLVSLIGYCADGKHRFLVYEYLQNGNLQDHLNGIGDAKMDWPLRLKVALGAARGLAYLHSSSAVGIPIVHRDFKSTNVLLNANFDAKISDFGLAKLMPEGQETYVTAMVLGTFGYFDPEYTSTGKLTLQSDVYAFGVVLLELLTGRRAVDLSQGPTDQNLVLQVRHILNDRKKLRKVIDPELSRSLYTMESIATFANLASRCVRVESSERPSMIECVKELQMIIYTNSKALGTALQTFKMVK; this is translated from the exons ATGCCTTTTGGGTTGGTCTCTGCGTGGAACAAGCGCAGGAGAAGCAAGTCCCAAGATCACACAGATCCCT GGGTTTACAAACCTGTGGAGCTTTGGCAACTGGAGGATCAAACTCCCCACACCACAAAAAGACACCATGGATCTTCAGTTTTCACACTCAAGGAAATGGAGGAGGCAACTTGCTCTTTTAGTGATGAACAAATGCTTGGGAAAGGAGGATTTGGTAGAGTTTACCGGGGCACTCTGCGCTCAGGAGAG GTTGTAGCAATCAAGAAAATGGAGTTGCCACCATTTAAAGAAGCTGAAGGAGAACGAGAGTTTCGTGTGGAAGTTGATATATTGAGCAGGCTCAACCACCCAAATCTGGTATCCTTGATAGGATATTGTGCTGATGGAAAGCACAGGTTTCTAGTGTATGAATATCTGCAAAATGGGAATCTGCAAGATCACTTAAATG GAATTGGGGATGCGAAAATGGATTGGCCCTTGAGGCTGAAAGTGGCACTTGGAGCAGCAAGGGGACTGGCTTATCTCCATTCCAGTTCTGCAGTTGGGATACCAATAGTTCACAGAGATTTTAAATCCACGAATGTTCTCCTAAATGCCAATTTTGATGCCAAG ATTTCTGATTTTGGGCTTGCTAAGTTGATGCCAGAGGGCCAGGAGACATATGTAACAGCTATGGTTCTGGGCACATTTGGTTATTTTGACCCAGAGTATACATCG ACAGGGAAACTCACTTTACAAAGTGATGTTTATGCATTTGGAGTGGTTCTTCTTGAGCTTTTGACAGGACGCAGAGCTGTAGACTTAAGCCAGGGGCCAACTGATCAAAACCTTGTACTACAG GTTAGGCATATATTGAATGATCGGAAGAAGTTACGCAAGGTGATAGATCCAGAGCTAAGTCGGAGTTTGTACACAATGGAATCTATAGCCACGTTCGCAAACCTGGCATCACGATGTGTTCGTGTTGAGAGCAGTGAGAGGCCCTCCATGATTGAATGTGTAAAGGAACTTCAAATGATAATATATACAAATTCAAAAGCCTTGGGCACAGCATTGCAGACATTCAAAATGGTCAAATAG
- the LOC110610363 gene encoding probable serine/threonine-protein kinase PBL28 isoform X4 → MELPPFKEAEGEREFRVEVDILSRLNHPNLVSLIGYCADGKHRFLVYEYLQNGNLQDHLNGIGDAKMDWPLRLKVALGAARGLAYLHSSSAVGIPIVHRDFKSTNVLLNANFDAKISDFGLAKLMPEGQETYVTAMVLGTFGYFDPEYTSTGKLTLQSDVYAFGVVLLELLTGRRAVDLSQGPTDQNLVLQVRHILNDRKKLRKVIDPELSRSLYTMESIATFANLASRCVRVESSERPSMIECVKELQMIIYTNSKALGTALQTFKMVK, encoded by the exons ATGGAGTTGCCACCATTTAAAGAAGCTGAAGGAGAACGAGAGTTTCGTGTGGAAGTTGATATATTGAGCAGGCTCAACCACCCAAATCTGGTATCCTTGATAGGATATTGTGCTGATGGAAAGCACAGGTTTCTAGTGTATGAATATCTGCAAAATGGGAATCTGCAAGATCACTTAAATG GAATTGGGGATGCGAAAATGGATTGGCCCTTGAGGCTGAAAGTGGCACTTGGAGCAGCAAGGGGACTGGCTTATCTCCATTCCAGTTCTGCAGTTGGGATACCAATAGTTCACAGAGATTTTAAATCCACGAATGTTCTCCTAAATGCCAATTTTGATGCCAAG ATTTCTGATTTTGGGCTTGCTAAGTTGATGCCAGAGGGCCAGGAGACATATGTAACAGCTATGGTTCTGGGCACATTTGGTTATTTTGACCCAGAGTATACATCG ACAGGGAAACTCACTTTACAAAGTGATGTTTATGCATTTGGAGTGGTTCTTCTTGAGCTTTTGACAGGACGCAGAGCTGTAGACTTAAGCCAGGGGCCAACTGATCAAAACCTTGTACTACAG GTTAGGCATATATTGAATGATCGGAAGAAGTTACGCAAGGTGATAGATCCAGAGCTAAGTCGGAGTTTGTACACAATGGAATCTATAGCCACGTTCGCAAACCTGGCATCACGATGTGTTCGTGTTGAGAGCAGTGAGAGGCCCTCCATGATTGAATGTGTAAAGGAACTTCAAATGATAATATATACAAATTCAAAAGCCTTGGGCACAGCATTGCAGACATTCAAAATGGTCAAATAG
- the LOC110610363 gene encoding probable serine/threonine-protein kinase PBL28 isoform X3 — translation MEEATCSFSDEQMLGKGGFGRVYRGTLRSGEVVAIKKMELPPFKEAEGEREFRVEVDILSRLNHPNLVSLIGYCADGKHRFLVYEYLQNGNLQDHLNGIGDAKMDWPLRLKVALGAARGLAYLHSSSAVGIPIVHRDFKSTNVLLNANFDAKISDFGLAKLMPEGQETYVTAMVLGTFGYFDPEYTSTGKLTLQSDVYAFGVVLLELLTGRRAVDLSQGPTDQNLVLQVRHILNDRKKLRKVIDPELSRSLYTMESIATFANLASRCVRVESSERPSMIECVKELQMIIYTNSKALGTALQTFKMVK, via the exons ATGGAGGAGGCAACTTGCTCTTTTAGTGATGAACAAATGCTTGGGAAAGGAGGATTTGGTAGAGTTTACCGGGGCACTCTGCGCTCAGGAGAG GTTGTAGCAATCAAGAAAATGGAGTTGCCACCATTTAAAGAAGCTGAAGGAGAACGAGAGTTTCGTGTGGAAGTTGATATATTGAGCAGGCTCAACCACCCAAATCTGGTATCCTTGATAGGATATTGTGCTGATGGAAAGCACAGGTTTCTAGTGTATGAATATCTGCAAAATGGGAATCTGCAAGATCACTTAAATG GAATTGGGGATGCGAAAATGGATTGGCCCTTGAGGCTGAAAGTGGCACTTGGAGCAGCAAGGGGACTGGCTTATCTCCATTCCAGTTCTGCAGTTGGGATACCAATAGTTCACAGAGATTTTAAATCCACGAATGTTCTCCTAAATGCCAATTTTGATGCCAAG ATTTCTGATTTTGGGCTTGCTAAGTTGATGCCAGAGGGCCAGGAGACATATGTAACAGCTATGGTTCTGGGCACATTTGGTTATTTTGACCCAGAGTATACATCG ACAGGGAAACTCACTTTACAAAGTGATGTTTATGCATTTGGAGTGGTTCTTCTTGAGCTTTTGACAGGACGCAGAGCTGTAGACTTAAGCCAGGGGCCAACTGATCAAAACCTTGTACTACAG GTTAGGCATATATTGAATGATCGGAAGAAGTTACGCAAGGTGATAGATCCAGAGCTAAGTCGGAGTTTGTACACAATGGAATCTATAGCCACGTTCGCAAACCTGGCATCACGATGTGTTCGTGTTGAGAGCAGTGAGAGGCCCTCCATGATTGAATGTGTAAAGGAACTTCAAATGATAATATATACAAATTCAAAAGCCTTGGGCACAGCATTGCAGACATTCAAAATGGTCAAATAG
- the LOC110618407 gene encoding MLP-like protein 423: MSMLSSGLTSPQRFSLNLLLHYIKMACSAVRSSGGVQVKLKSNPDEFWDAILNSTKLFPTAIPSLYATIFPTNADGTVRNITYGHDSPVIKESEEQINGNQKPKFSYTVLSGDILKYYTSFRAEISIVSDEDGTWAKWTWETDFPNANNPLEIGVVLEELAMKTLAKLDDYLLRA; the protein is encoded by the exons ATGTCCATGTTAAGCTCTGGACTCACCTCACCTCAGCGATTCTCTCTTAATCTTCTGCTACATTATATCAAAATGGCTTGCAGTGCAGTGAGATCCAGCGGTGGGGTACAGGTTAAGCTTAAGTCCAATCCAGATGAGTTCTGGGATGCCATTTTAAACTCCACCAAGCTCTTCCCAACTGCTATTCCCAGCCTTTACGCCACCATCTTCCCCACTAATGCAGATGGCACCGTTCGCAACATTACATATGGCCACG ATTCTCCTGTCATTAAAGAGTCGGAAGAGCAGATCAATGGAAATCAGAAGCCAAAGTTTTCATATACAGTGCTGAGTGGGGATATTCTCAAGTACTACACAAGTTTCCGTGCAGAAATCTCTATTGTTTCTGACGAAGATGGGACGTGGGCGAAATGGACTTGGGAGACTGACTTTCCAAATGCAAATAATCCTCTGGAAATTGGAGTGGTCTTGGAGGAACTCGCAATGAAGACCTTGGCAAAACTCGATGATTATCTTCTTAGGGCATAA